A part of Salmo salar chromosome ssa18, Ssal_v3.1, whole genome shotgun sequence genomic DNA contains:
- the LOC123728771 gene encoding endonuclease domain-containing 1 protein-like isoform X2 yields MMGVLNHLSTLLLLSLLLPALSHVVEKFSDVKDCEKFFLEGTTPNLPGILVGGTVQDQNRYKPICQFYKDRYRFATLHDTTNRIPVFSAYTFTGKVVGRPSQSWMIEPQLEDLKKQPDMKVDNKAVTHQAVDTDYENNNKHLDRGHLFPCSHALDDAAKRSTFTLTNAVPQNEKFNRGSWKTMECRVRKYLVENCKDNNNKIKAYVVTGAVPSSSNTLNNRVNIPDLMWTAYCCYNNNLKQWVAQAHWSKNVQDTNKKH; encoded by the exons ATGATGGGGGTATTGAatcatctctctactctcctccttctctctctccttcttcctgctctctctcatgTAGTGGAGAAGTTCAGTGATGTTAAAGATTGTGAGAAGTTCTTCCTGGAGGGGACAACTCCAAATCTCCCAGGTATTTTGGTTGGTGGGACAGTCCAGGACCAGAACCGCTACAAGCCGATTTGCCAGTTTTACAAGGACAGGTACAGGTTTGCAACTCTCCACGacacaacaaacaggatccctgttTTCTCAGCCTACACCTTCACTGGTAAGGTAGTTGGTAGACCAAGTCAGTCCTGGATGATAGAGCCCCAG CTTGAAGATCTAAAAAAACAACCTGACATGAAGGTGGATAATAAAGCTGTCACACACCAGGCTGTGGACACAGACTACGAAAATAACAACAAGCATCTGGACAGAGGTCACCTATTCCCATGTTCACACGCACTTGATGATGCTGCCAAGAGGTCCACTTTCACCCTGACAAACGCCGTTCCCCAGAACGAAAAGTTCAACCGAGGCAGCTGGAAGACAATGGAGTGCAGAGTCAGAAAATATCTTGTGGAGAACTGTAAGGATAACAACAACAAGATAAAGGCctatgtggtgactggagcagtTCCCAGCAGCAGCAACACACTGAACAACCGAGTGAACATCCCAGATCTCATGTGGACAGCCTACTGCTGTTACAACAACAACCTGAAACAGTGGGTGGCCCAAGCACACTGGAGTAAGAACGTACAGGACACCAACAAAAAACATTGA